Proteins found in one Nostoc sp. NIES-3756 genomic segment:
- a CDS encoding prolyl oligopeptidase family serine peptidase, whose protein sequence is MSYSQEPLNYPTPRKSEQVDDYHGTLVADPYRWLEDPDSEETKAWIEAENEITFAYLGEISVREKIQQRLTKLWDYEKYGIPFKEGENYFYFKNDGLQNQSVLYTLKSLDGEPRVLLDPNKLSDDGTVALSGLAISDNGKLLAYGLSTSGSDWQEWKVLDIETGEDLADHLNWIKFSGASWTNDHQGFFYSRYDEPNAATKLEDVNYYQKLYYHRLGTPQSEDILIYQRLDQKEWGFNGGVTEDGRYLIISVWLGTDSRNLVFYKDLTQPDAEVVELINQFEANYSFIEHDETVFYFRTDLDAPRGRVIAIDVNIPEKAAWREIIPQTEATLEGVSILNNQLIGDYLQDAHSQIKIFDLNGTFIREVELPGLGSVGGFGGKRYDTETFYNFTSFTTPGTIYRYNLVTGESELFRKPQVDFNPEDYETKQVFYASKDGTQVPMFITHKKGIELNSNNPTYLYAYGGFNASLTPTFSVSNLVWMEMGGVYVMANLRGGGEYGEEWHQAGMKDRKQNVFDDFIAAAEWLIANNYTKPAKLAIAGGSNGGLLVGACITQRPDLFGAALPAVGVMDMLRFHKFTIGWAWTAEYGSPENPEEFPALYAYSPLHNLKPGTAYPATLITTADHDDRVVPAHSFKFAAALQAAHNGNAPVLIRIETKAGHGAGKPTAKIIEEAADKWAFLVRTFDVEV, encoded by the coding sequence ATGTCATATTCTCAAGAACCTCTGAATTATCCAACTCCGCGTAAGAGTGAACAAGTTGATGATTACCACGGTACTTTAGTGGCAGATCCTTATCGTTGGTTAGAAGACCCAGATTCAGAAGAAACTAAGGCTTGGATTGAAGCGGAAAATGAAATTACTTTTGCTTATCTAGGCGAGATTTCTGTAAGAGAAAAAATTCAGCAGCGTCTTACCAAACTTTGGGATTATGAAAAATATGGCATTCCCTTTAAGGAAGGAGAAAATTATTTTTATTTTAAAAATGATGGATTGCAAAATCAAAGTGTACTTTATACTTTGAAATCACTAGATGGTGAACCACGAGTTTTACTTGACCCTAACAAACTTTCAGATGACGGCACTGTTGCCCTCTCGGGTTTAGCGATTAGTGATAATGGTAAATTGTTGGCTTATGGTTTATCTACCTCTGGTTCTGATTGGCAGGAATGGAAAGTTCTGGATATAGAAACGGGTGAAGACTTAGCAGATCATCTTAATTGGATTAAATTTTCTGGTGCATCTTGGACAAATGACCATCAAGGTTTTTTCTACAGTCGTTATGATGAACCAAATGCAGCGACTAAATTAGAAGATGTCAACTATTATCAAAAACTTTATTATCATCGACTGGGTACACCCCAATCTGAAGATATATTAATTTACCAGCGCCTTGACCAAAAAGAATGGGGTTTCAATGGTGGTGTAACTGAGGACGGACGCTATTTGATCATTTCAGTTTGGTTAGGCACTGATTCTAGAAACCTAGTTTTTTACAAAGATTTAACTCAACCCGATGCTGAAGTTGTAGAACTAATTAATCAGTTTGAAGCAAATTACAGTTTTATTGAACATGATGAAACTGTATTTTATTTCCGCACTGATTTGGATGCGCCAAGGGGGAGAGTAATTGCCATTGATGTTAATATACCAGAGAAAGCAGCATGGCGAGAAATTATTCCTCAAACTGAAGCAACTTTAGAAGGGGTGAGTATTTTAAATAATCAATTGATTGGGGATTATTTACAAGATGCACACTCGCAAATCAAAATATTTGACCTCAATGGTACATTTATTCGAGAAGTAGAATTGCCGGGTCTGGGTTCTGTGGGTGGCTTTGGTGGTAAGCGTTATGACACAGAAACTTTTTACAATTTCACTAGTTTTACCACACCAGGAACTATTTACCGCTACAACTTGGTGACGGGAGAAAGTGAACTGTTTAGAAAACCACAAGTTGACTTTAATCCCGAAGATTATGAAACTAAACAAGTCTTTTATGCAAGTAAAGATGGTACGCAAGTACCGATGTTTATCACACACAAAAAGGGTATTGAATTAAATAGCAATAACCCTACTTATCTCTATGCTTATGGAGGTTTTAACGCCTCATTAACACCGACATTTTCTGTAAGTAATTTGGTATGGATGGAAATGGGTGGCGTTTATGTGATGGCTAATTTACGTGGTGGTGGAGAGTATGGTGAAGAATGGCATCAAGCAGGGATGAAGGATAGGAAGCAAAATGTCTTTGATGACTTTATTGCGGCTGCTGAATGGTTGATTGCTAATAATTATACAAAACCTGCAAAACTTGCGATCGCAGGTGGTAGCAATGGTGGTTTACTAGTTGGTGCTTGCATAACTCAGCGTCCTGACTTATTCGGTGCGGCTTTACCAGCAGTCGGTGTGATGGATATGTTGCGATTCCATAAATTTACCATCGGCTGGGCTTGGACGGCTGAATATGGTTCACCAGAAAACCCAGAGGAGTTTCCTGCACTCTATGCTTATTCACCACTGCATAATCTCAAACCAGGTACAGCTTACCCAGCTACCTTAATTACTACCGCAGATCACGACGATCGCGTCGTTCCA